In Halogranum gelatinilyticum, the DNA window GAGGACGCCCCCGCCGCCGACGTCGCCGCGGCACTCCGCGAGGCCCCGTTCGTCCGGGTCGTCGCGCGAGCCGACGGCGACTCGCTGGCCGCGAGTGGCATCCTCGCCGCCGCCTGTCGGAGCGTCGGAACCCCGTTCCACGTCCGAGCGAACCCGAACCCGACACTCGACCCCGACGCCGACGGTCTGTCCGTCGTCGTGGGGTTCACGGGTGGTGACGTCGCCGTCGCTGGCGCGAGCCGGCCGGCGAGCGTGACCGCCTTCGAGGTGGCGCGGGAACTCGGCGTCGAGCCGGACCCGATACTCGGCCTCGCGGGCGTCGTCGCCGCCGAATCGACTATCGGAGTCGACGGCAGCGGCACGATTCTCGACGCGGCCGAACGTCGCGGGACGGTCGAACGCCGACCGGGACTCGCCGTCCCGACCGCAGACGTCAGCGACGGTATCGCCCACTCGACGCTCGTCCACACGCCCAGTTCGGGCGAGGTGGAGCGCGTCAGAGCGGAGCTGGCCGAGATGGACCTTCCCGCCGAACTCGACGAGGAGGCCCACCGTCGGCTCGCATCCGTCGTCGCCATCGACGCCACGACGGCCGAGGGCGCGACGCCCCGTGCCGCCGAGGCAGTCGAGCGGGCACTCCGCCCCTACGCGACGCCCGAGGCGACGTTCGAGACGGTCGGCGGCTACGCCGACGTGCTCGAAGCCGTCGCGCACGAACAGCCCGGAACCGGCGTGGCACTCGCACTGGGCCACGGTGAGGCAGCGCGAACTGCCGCACTCGACGCCTGGCGCGCCCACGCCATCGCGGCCCACCGCCTCCTCCGAGAGGCCACCACGGGTCGCTACGAGGGCGTGTTCGTCGCTCGCGTCGACGCCGACGCCGAGTCGGCGCGAGCGTTACCGACGGTCGCACGGCTGCTGCGGGACTTCCGTTCGCCGGAGTCCGTCGCACTCGTCGTCGCCGAAGACGTCTCTGGTCGGACGCACGCGGCCGCCGCGAGCGTCGAGGACCGAGCACTCGGTATCGCGATGGCCGACGCTGCGGAGACGCTCGACGGGACGGGCTACGGCACCGACACGCGCGGAGCAGCGCGGTTCGACGGGCAGAGAGAGACAACCGACTTCATCACGGCACTTCGGGAGGTGCTTGCGCGATGAGACAGGCACGAATCGAGACGACACACGAGGACGCCCGCCGCATCGCCGACGCAGTGACCCCCGACAACACCGACTCGATGACGACGACGGTGGAGGGAGACTCCATCGTCACCGTCGTCGAGCGGGAGACGACCGGCGGCCTCCAGGCCACGGTCGACGACTACGTGGTGAACCTGACCGTCGCGGAGACGGTCGCAGACAACGCAACACGACACATCAACCATGAGTGAACGATCCGTATCCAAGCAGAAGAAGGGAAAGCGATGGTACTCCATTCTCGCGCCCGAGCAGTTCGACCGCGCGGAACTCGGCGAGACCTTCGCTGACGAGACAGAACAGATCGTCGGGCGGACCATCCAGGTCACCCTCGGCGAACTCACCGGCGACGCCGGTGCCAACAACACGAAGCTGACCTTCAAGATCACCGACGTCGGCAGCGACTCGGCGTACACCGAGTTCGTCCAGCACGAACTCACCCGTGACTACCTCCGTAGTCTCGTCCGCCGCGGTGCCTCGAAGGTCGCCGCCAACATCACCGTCCTGACGAAGGACGACTACCGCGTCCAGCTCCAGCCGGTCGCCTTCACGACGAAGAAGGCCGACAAGAGCCAGGAGAAGGCCATCCGCAAGGTCATGACCCAGATCGTCGAGGACGCCGCCGTCGACCGCACGTTCGCGGACCTCGTCGACAGCATCGTCGAGGGCCGTCTCTCCTCCGCCATCTACGGCGAGGCAAAGACCATCTACCCGCTGCGCCGCGTCGAGATCCAGAAGCTCTCGCTCGAAGCGCGTCCGGAAGAGGTCGCCGCCGAGGAAGAGGCCGCCGTCGACGTCGACGACGACGAAGTCGCAGTCGACGAAGCGTAAGACCGCAGTCGCGGTTCCGATTCTCCGTTTATTCGTCCGCGTGAGTCGCTACGCGCTCCGCTTCAGTTCTCACTCTTCGACGATAATCCGCCCGACCATCCCGCCCTGTTCGTGGGGGATGCAGACGTACTCGTAGCGGCCGGGGACCTCGAAGGTGTGGCTGTAGCTCTCGCCGCTGCTGATCTGCCCCCCGGCGAAGCCCTCCTGTCGGAACGCCTCGCGAGCCGCCTGTTCGTTCTCGTAGCCGCCGGTCGCGAAGTAGTCGGCCGCGTCGGGAATCGCGTTCTCGTAGGCCGTCACGGTGTGGCCGCGGGTACTCGCGTTATACCAGGTGACCGTGTCGCCGACGCTGACGGTGTACTCGTACGGGTCGAACGCCGACGCACGCATCAGGATGTCGCCCTGCGACCCACTGACGCCCGCACAGCCCGCGACGGCGGCCAGTCCGGCCGTGCCGACGCTCGCGAGAAACGCCCTGCGTTGCATACTCGACGTTCGGGGTTCGACCGATAAATGCGGCGTGGTTCGTCAGTCGAATCTCGGAGGCTCCGGATATAAACACGTAAAACGGTCCTCGCCGACTCCCGAGACATGAAGCCGCGGTTCGTCGGTCGGTTCGGGCTTGCCGATTACGTCACCGTCAGCAACGCGGCACTCGGCTTTCTGGCTACCGTCGCCGCCGCAATCGACCCGACGCTGGCGGCTCGGCTCATCCTCCTCGGTGCCATCGCCGACGGTCTCGACGGCGTCATCGCCCGACAGTTCGGCGGCTCGGAGGCGGGACCGTATCTCGACTCGCTGGCCGACGTCGCCTCCTTCAGCGTCGCCCCCGCGTTCCTCGTCGTCAGCGTCGTCCGCGAGACGTGGGGCTTCGACCCCCTCCGACTCTGGGGGAGTGCCGTTCTCTGCGCACTGTTCGTCGGGATGGGCGTCACGCGACTCGGTCTCTATACGGCCTACGACAGCAAGTCCGACTCCACGGAGGGGGTGCCGACGACGCTCGCAGCGACCATCCTCTCGGCCGGCGTCCTCGCCGGATTCACCGAGCCGATCTTTCTCGTTCCACTGGTGGGGATTCTGTCCGTGATGATGGTGGTGACGGTCAACTATCCCGACCTCCACTGGCAGGACGCGCTCGTGATGGGCGCAGTGCAAGCGCTCGCCATCCTGCTGTCGGGCTACGCGGGAGAAGTGTTCGCGTTCGGACTGCTCTTTCTCGCACTTGGCTATCTCTTTCTCGGCCCGCGGTTCTACTGGCGCGGGACCTGACGGCCCGGCTTACATCCCCATGTCGGCGGCGTCCTCGGGAACCGGCAGGTCGTGGACGCCGACGCCGAGCAGTTCCGCGGCGTGGTCGAGTGCCATGTCGAAGCCGTAGTATCGCTCCAACTCGTCGCCGTCGACGGTGGGCCGTACCTTCAGCATGGCGTAGCCGTCGACGTTCTGGGCGACGGCCGCCGTCCGTCCCTCGCGGCTGAACTCGAGGACGCGTTCGTCGTCCGTCTCGTAGTAGCGGGCGGTGATGCCCTCGGCAGTGGTTTCCGACAGATCGGACATATCCGGCGGTTGGGGTCCGAGGCAGTCGAAACTATCGGTTAGGTCCAGATTTATATAAGACCGTGGAGATGTTCCTGACAGATGACGGCACAAGTCTCAGCGACGGGAGACGCAGTTCTCGACCAGATGCTCGGTGGAGGCTTTCCGGCACGCCGAGCGACGCTGGTCACTGGCGACGCCGGGACCGGCAAGACGACCCTCGGGATGCAGTTTCTACAGGCCGGCCTCGACGACGGCGACGACTGTCTCTTTATCAGTACCGAACAGACGCTGAGCGAACTCCGCGAGTCGTTTCAGCAGTTCAACTTCGATCTCGACCACGAGAATCTGACCTTCGCGTCGGTCCACGCCGCTCCGGGACGGACGCTGGAAGGCGACGAGGAACTCGTCCTCCAGACGCTCGGTGCCGACGGCGAACCGACCTCGATGGGCTTCGACGCCCCCTTCACGGGCGAGTACATCCAGCAGCATCTCCAGCAGTTCGGCCCTGCCGACCGGGTCGTCTTCGACAGCATCTCCGGACTCGCTGCCATCACGGACGACGAGGAACGCTACCGACGGACGATCATCGACCTCATCCGGTTTTTCACCGACCAGTTCGAGGCGACGACGGTGTTCACCGCCGAAGCCCGCACGCCGGGCGAAGGGTCGATGACCGAAGTCCTCCGGTTCGTCACCCACGGCGTGCTCGAACTCACTCGGCAGACCGTCGCCGAGGACACCCACCGCTTCCTCGAAGTGCGGAAGCTCCGCGGCGTCGACCACGACCGCCGCACTTTCGAGGTCGAAGTGACGGCCGACGGCCTCCGTGCGGGACCCGCCCGCCGGTCGCAGCCACCGGCACTCAAAGACCACCACCACCAGCCCATCGGTATCGAGGGCCTCGACAACCTCGCTGGCGGCGGTCTCGTCCAGGGCACTGGGGTGCTCATCGAACAGGACGGCCGTGTCAACCTCAGCGCGCTGTTCGCCCAGCTGCTCCACTTCGCCATCGAGTCCGACTACGCCATCACCCTGGTCCCGACAGTCAGCTTGCGGGAGTCCCGCGTCCAGCAGCTCCTGGACGGCTACGGTCTCGAGGTGGAGACGCTGCTCGCCGAGGACCGCCTGTTCGTCGTCGACCTCGTCGGCACGTGGAACCGCGAGTATGAGAACGTGCTCACGCCGGACCACACCGCAGAGGCCGTCACCGACGCGCTCGCCGAACTCCAGACGCGGACCGACCGCTCGATGTTCTCGCTCGTCGGCACCGACGGACTCGTCCACGCGCTCGGCGTCGAAGGGTCGCGAACGGTCCGCTACGCGCAGGAGGCACAGCTCGTCGACGACGAGGAGATGCTGATTCACGTCGTCAATCCGGACGTCGTCTCCGACGCCGTCGGCGCGTTCTACGTCGACGCCGCAGACCAGGTGCTCTCGACGTGGATTCGCGACGACGGTCTCCAGTACGTCACGCTCCAGAAGTCACCCTGCGGCTTCGTCGGCAGCACGTCGCTCGTCGAGTATATCGACGAACCGCCCTACCTCCGCGTGCAGAACCCGCCACAGACGCGAGAGAATCCGTACGTCTGCGACTGACAGGGTGTGTCGCAGCCGATCATTGTACGTCTGCGACTGACTGGGTATCGCAACCGACCACTGCACGTCCGCGGCTGAAGAACACAATCTCACTTTCACGGAACGCGAGACCCCACAGCCGTTGCTGGCGAGTGTAGATGAAGTATGAATGGGGACGGGCCGAGATTGCCCGGTGTTCCGAACGCGGGTAATCTCGGTTGCCTCCTCCACCCCGCGATCCTGCGAGCGACGCACGTCCGGCGGTGGGCTGCTCGCTTCCGCGCCTGACCCAGTGCCACCGATCAACGGCGAGTCGACGTCCCTGCGGACGTGTTTCGCCGAGCCGCTGTCCCCGAAGGACGAGGTTTCTACGTTGGCTCCCGAGGTCCACGCCGGTCTGACCGGACGCCCTCGGCGTTCGGTCCCCGCTAAAGACTCTATCGCGGGAAATGAGCAGGGCCTAACTGCCCGACCTAGTCCACTCTACTCTACCCGACCGTGTCATAAGGGCCTTTCGACTTGTCGGCGGAAAAATCGCGAGACGGCAGTGCGGCGGTCTCAGCCTCGGAGGACGCCACGCGCGTACCCAGCGGCACTGATCGGGACGACCGCGGCGACGGCGACGACGACCCAGCGGTGGCTCGTCATCCACGCGGCCGACGCCGGGAGGTTGAACAGCAGCGTCTCGTCGACGGCGAGTGCCCAGAGGGCCGCCAGTGCCAGCGTGACGACGCCGAGGACGAGCGCGATACCGGAGACGAGTGCGGGGTCGGCAGTCCCGCGCGTCCCCGAGAGAAAGACGACGACGGTCAGGACGGCGAGGAAGGCCACGCCGCCGACGCCGACCGCGCCCGAGGCGTAGTACTCACTGAGGACGGTCCCCGGTTCGCTGACGGCGACGTATGGCACTCCGAGCGTGACGAGTAGCGCGGCGCAGGCGACGACTCCGACCGTCGGTGCGACGTCTTCCAACTCCATACGCGACCTCCGGACGGCTCGGAGATAAAAGATGTGAGACAGCTCCGGCGACGGGTGACGGCCGTTCGGCGGCAGATGGCGGCCGGTGACGGCCGGTAGTGGTCGGTAGTGGCCGGTAATGTCCGCTGGCAGTCGACGGCCGGCAGACGCCGACGACCGACCGACGGTCGCCCAAATCCGGCCGCCGGAGGGGAAAACTGTAAATCACTCCGTTGCGCGCCTCCCGTATGGAACGCGTAGCAATCATTGGCGCGTCGATGACCCAGTTCGGGCAACGCGACGCGTGGATCCGTGAACTGCTCGCGGAGGCTGGACAGGCGTGTCTCGACGACGCGGGTGTCTCACCCGACGCGGTCGAGCATCTTTACGTCTCGAACATGGCGAGCGGCGAGTTCGAGGGGCAGACGGGCGTCCCGAACGCCCTCGCCCACGACCTCGCGGCACTCCCCGCCTACACCGCACGTATCGACCAGACGTCCTCGTCGGGCGGTGCTGGTGCCTACGCCGCCTGGCAGTCGGTCGCCAGCGGCGCGAGCGAGATGACGCTCCTCGTCGGCGGCGAGAAGATGACACACCGGACGACGGCGGAGGCCACAGACGTCATCGCCTCGCTGACACACCCAGTCGAGTACAAACAGGGCGTGACACTGCCGAGCTTCGCCGGACTCACCGCGCGACTCTATCTCGACACCTACGACGCCCCGCGCGAAAGTCTCGGCAAGGTCGCCGTCAAGAACCACAAGAACGGCGTGGACAACCCCCACGCGCAGTTCCAGAAGGAGGTCGATTTGGATACTGTTCTGGACTCGCCCATCGTGGCCGACCCGCTGCGGCTCTACGACTTCTGTCCCATCACGGACGGCAGCGCGGCACTGCTCTTCTGCCCCGAGTCCGTCGCTCGCGAGTATACGGACAACTACGCCGTCGTCAGCGGCATCGGCGGCGCGACCGACACCCACGTCGTCCACGAGCGCTCGGACCCGACGACGATGGGCGGCGTCGTCAACTCCAGCGAGATTGCCTACGACATGGCCGACCTCGGGCCGGAGGATGTCGACGTGGCGGAACTCCACGATATGTTCACCATTCTCGAATTCCTCCAGTCGGAGGACCTCGGCTTCTTCGAGAAAGGAGAAGGCTGGAAGGCCGTCGAGGAGGGCGTCACCGACCGCGACGGCGAGCTCCCCATCAACACCTCCGGTGGCCTCAAATCGAAGGGTCACCCCCTCGGCGCGTCGGGCGTCGCGCAGGTGTACGAGATCTACAAGCAGGTCGTCGGCGAGGCGGGCCCGCGACAGGTCGAGGCGGACGTCGGCCTCGCGTGTAACGTCGGCGGCTTCGGGAACTGTGTCACGACCACCATTCTGGAGGGCAACTGATGAGCGACAACCCACCCATGGAAGCAGCACGCTACTCCGACGGCAGCATCACCTACCCCGGCCACCCCATCGGTCCGAACGGCGACGAGCCGGTCGGGACCGTCGACCTCAGCGAGTACACCGCGACGGTCATCACGTGGACCACGTCGACGGCGACGCCGCCGGGCGTCCGCCAGCCGAACACGCTGGCTATCGTCGAGTTCGACGTCGAGGGCGAACCCGTCCGCGCGCTCGGACAGGTCACGACCGACGAGGTCGATATCGGCGACGAAGTTACGCCGGTCTACTGCGAGGAACTCCGCGAACCCGGTGCGGGCATCCGCGAGCCGGAGAGTCAGGAGTGGGACGGGTATCGGTTTGAACCGGTCTGAGCGCAGTCTCGTCTGCGCGGTACGGTTCGAACTGTTCGAATAACGAAACGACCCGAATCACCCTTCTTCAACAGCACCCACCGACGACAGCCTCGGGCTTCTCGCGTGCGACGACTGCACACTCCTCGACCCCACACTCGCCGCAGTCGACGACGCCGACCTGTGTCTCCAACTCGCGGAGCGTCGCCACGAACCGTCGGCCTGCGTCGGTGAGCGTGTACCGTGTCGACGGCGGCGTCGTCGCCTCGACGTGACGCGCGACGAAGCCCCGACAGCGGAGTTCTCGGAGTCGCGCGGAGAGGGTCTTCGCCGTGACGCCGTCGAGTTCGCGCTTCATCTCGTTGAAGCCCGCGTCGTGCTCGGCGAGCAGCCGGAGGACGTGGAGTGCCCACTTGTTGCCGAGCGTGTCGTGGAGCGTGTGCCACACGCGCTGCCAGTCGTCTGCATCCGCTCCGTTGCTGCCCGGAGCCTCGTCGGCGGTCATTACCGACTGTAGGCACTCGTCGTTCGTAAACCCAGCCGGGTGGTTTCTCCGGAGATACTACAGATACCTAAGCAAACTGCCAATTATAAGCGTTCTCCAGCCCACCCTCTGAGTGCAATGTCCGAAGACTCCGACGCGGCCTGTTGCTGTACCGACTGTGGATGCGTCCAGTGCTCCTGCAGCCAGCCCACCAGAACTAGTTGTTGCTGCTGTTAGCGGTCGTCAGCGTCCTCGTCGAGGTCGTCCTTGATGGACTGTAACTCGGCCTCGACGTTGACTTCCGTCTCGTCGCTGTCGTCCTCGCTCGCGGGCGACGTGGGCGAGTCGTCGACCTCGTGGCCGTCGTCCGACTCCTCGTCGACGGCGATCTCGACGGGACCGCTGCGGCTCCGGCCACCGTCACCCTGTGAGCGTCGACGCGACGCCGACTGTGCGTAATCTCGCGAACGGTCGCGGGAGCGAGACCGACTCCGCGAACGCGAGCGTCCCGACCGACTCTCCTCGATACGACGCTCGATCTCGTCGGTCAGGCTGCGGGCGTCCTCGACGATGTCGCGGGACTCGGGGTCGCTCGGGAGGTCGGCCTCAGAGAGTGCCCGCTGGAGTTCCGAGAGCGCGCGGTCGAGACCGTCGACGGCGTCGTCTCGAACGTTGCGGACGCCGCGAACCCCGCGACGGGCCGTGTTCGTCGCCTCGCGCGCGCTGCCCTCCGGGTTGGCGAGCCGCAGCAGTTTCTGGAGCAGTTCGAGCGCGCGGATGTTGGCCTCCAGAATCGAGATGACGGTCGGAATGGTGTACTCGTCGGTGAAGCGGAGGATCTCACCCGGACTCGGTGGACGGAGCTGTCGGCGGGCCTCGGGCCGTTGCTGGAGTTCCTCGCGGAGGTCCGAGAGGGTGTATTCGAGGTCGTCCAAGAGGTCGACGAGGTCGTCGTCGCGGCGGGAGCTCATACCTCGGGGTTGGCGCGGGACGGTGAAAAGCGTTGGTCGCGAGCGTCAGAACCCGCGGCGGTACTGCGCCGGGACGTCGACGTCGACGCCGAGTTCGTGAGCCGCGTGGAGCGCGAAGTAGGGGTCACGGAGATGTTCGCGGCCGACGATCGCGAGGTCGGCACGCTCGTTGCGAATCAGTTGGTCGGCCTGTTCGCCGGTGGTGATGCCACCGACCGCGCCGACGGCCAGGTCCGTGTTCTCCTTGATGGTCTCGGCGTAGGGAATCTGGTAGCCTGGCCCGGCGTTCGGGATCTCCTGGTCGGGATGGATACCGCCCGCGCTGACGTCGACGAGATCCGCGCCCGCCTCTGCGAGCAACGGGGCCAGTCGGACCGACTGGTCGATGTCCCACGACTCGCGGTCGGGGAGCCAGTCGGTCGCGGAGATGCGGACGAAGACGGGCTTGTCGTCGGGCCAGACCGCGCGGACTGCGGCCGTGATCTCCCGAACGAGTCGCGTGCGGTTCTCGAAGCTGCCGCCGTACTCGTCGTCGCGGTCGTTCGTCACGGGCGAGAGGAACTCGTGGAGGAGATAGCCGTGGGCGGCGTGGACCTCGGCGATCTCGAAGCCCGCCTCGCGGGCGCGCTTCGCGGCCGTGACGAACGAGTCGGTCACGTCGTCGATGTCCTCGGCCGTCATCGCGCGCTGTTGCGGCGGCTCGTCGTCGTAGGGATACGGCTCCGCCGAGGGGGCGACCGTCTCCCAGCCGCCCTCGTCGGGCTGGAGGGGTTCGCTCCCGTCCCACGGCCGGGTCTTCGAAGCCTTTCGCCCGGCGTGAGCGAGCTGGATGGCCGGAACGCTCCCCTGCGACCGGATGAACTCCGTGATCGGTGCGAGCGCGTCGGCGTGCTCTTGGCTCCAGATGCCGAGGTCGTGCGGGGTGATACGGCCGCGTGGTTCGACCGCGGTCGCCTCGGTCATCACGACGCCGGCCCCGCCGACGGCGCGGCTCCCGAGGTGGACCTGATGCCAGTCGGTCGCGACGCCGTCACCAGTCGAATACTGGCACATCGGCGAGACCATCACACGGTTTCGAGCAGTCGTCTCACGCAACGAGAGGGGCGTGAACAGCGACGGTGTCATCACCCACCGTTGGAGACGACGGATGAAACCCCTGGCGACAGCGGCACGCTGGACGTGGTATCCCCGCCGCAGACCTTGTACCGGTCCACAACACTTAATATCCAATCGAGAATACGTATGAAAAGAATGGAGACGCCAGTCGACGACCTGACGTTCAGCCGGTCGCTCTCGGCACTGAAGCAACGAGGGAGCAACCTCCTCGTCGTCGGGTCGGCCGCCGAAACGGTCCGCAAAGCGGCAGCTCGGCGGTTCCTCGGCGACGGCGTCGGCGAGTCACGTCGTCGGCTGTTCGTCTTCACCGACGCGGCCCACACGGACACGACCATCGGCAGTGGGCCGGTCACTCACGGAACGACGCGCGTCGTCACCCGGGAGACGCCGACACGGGGCGCGGCTGGGGTACAGCAGCCGTCGGCGGCGACGCCGACGGAGCTTCCGTCGTCGACCCAGCGGGAGGAGATCGAGCACCGCACCGTCGACAGCGAACAGCTGGGAACGTTGGCGTGGGCGATCGAACAGGAACTCTCCGGCTTCGAGCGCGACGGGGGTCCGTTCGCGACCGGCGAACTCCGGCTGTGTTTCGACTCGCTCACACCTCTGCTCTCGACACACGACACGCCTGCCGTCCTCCGCTTTCTCCGCGCCATCGGCAACCGAGTCCGCGCGGACTCCGGGATGGCACACTACCATCTCCCGGTCGCGCGGGACGACCCCGCTGTCGACGAACTCGCACCGCTGTTCGACGCGGTCATCGAACTCCGACTGTCGGACGGCCGTCCCGAACACCGCTGGATTCTCCGCGACGAGTCCTTCGAGAGCGACTGGCTCCCCCTCTGAGAGCGGTTTCGGCCATCCACAACCTATTTGTCTTTAGGCTCGCCTAAGACCGACCATGGCAGCCACCGACGGCTCCGAAGAGCCCGACTTCCCGGCCGAGCCACCGGAGCCACAGACGACGGTCTCCGCACACCGGAGTTCACCCGAGCGACTGGTTTTCACCGAAGAAGGCAACACAGACGGCTGGATCGCGACCGACCTCGTGGTCGACCTCGAACGGTAGCCGCGTCGAGCGACGTGGAAACGCGAGAAGGGAAGAACGGAGAACGAGCAGAGCGGTCGGTCTCAGTTGGTCGCCGAATCCAACACGAGCGTGTCGTCTTCGAGATAGTGCTCGATGTGGTGGGCGTTCTCTTCGATCTCGATGAGCTGCTGGCGGAGCATCTCGGCCGTCGCGTGGTCGCCGAGGTTCGTCGTCAGATCGACGTGGCCGCGGACCTGTTCGATGATGTCGCCGTACATCTCCATGTCGTTCTCGAGTGACGTCCGGATGTCGTAGACATCGTCGTCCTCGGGGGCGACGGGTGCGGCTTCTTCGAGGTTCTTGCCGCCCGCGATGGGGACGCCACCGAGTGCCTGGACGCGCTCGGCGAGTTCGTCGGCCGCTTCTTCGGCCGCCCCGGCAGCCTCGCCGAGGAAGACGTGGATGTCGCGGAACTCCGCACCCTCGACGTTCCAGTGGTGCTTCTTCAGCTGGTGGTAGAGGACGTAGGTCGCCGCGAGGTCCGACTGGAGCGCGTCGACGATCTGCTCGACCTTCTCCTGCTCGAGTCGGAGTGCGGGACTCGCTTCGACGCTCCCTGCCTGTCGCTGGACGTTCTTCTGGGTACTCATTGCAGTCGGTAATTGGCGCGCGAGCCACATAAATCTTCACTCGAAGAAAACCGAAGTTTGGTTCTCCTGAAGAAATGTTCTCGTGTGGGAAGATACTCCCCGACTGCTATCAGTTTGTGGCGTGGTCACACAAGACACGACGGCCGTGACAACTGTCCCACCGTTGTCTTCGAGTGGGCGATATGGAGGGTCTCACTCGTCGCCGGTCGACGGCTCGTCGAAGACGGGAATGAACGCCCGCTGTTCGGCCAACACGTCGGGGTCGAGTGTCGCCACGAGGTCACGCTCGTCGCGGTTGAGTGCGGCCGCGACCATCCCGTCCGGACGGACGACGGCCGACCGGCCCGCGTACTGCGTCGACGGCGCGTCGGGGAGGTCGCGTCGGCCGGTCCGTCCCGCGCCGACGACCCAGCGGACGCCGTCGAGTGCTCGCGCACGCAGGAGCAGCCGCCAGTTCTCGCTGTGGGCTGCGGGCCACGCGCCGACGACGAACAGCGCGTCGACGCGGTCGCGAGCGAACGCCGCGCTCTCGGCGACGAAGTTCAGGTCATAGCAGGTCAGTAGTCCGGTCTTCCCGACCGGTGTCTCCACCACGACGCGCTCGTCGCCCGCCCTGACGACGTCGCGTTCGCCGCCCCAGCGGTGACGCTTACGGTAGAAGGTCGGCTCGCTGTCGCCGTCGCGGGGGACGTACGCTGTCGTGTTGTACAACTGCTCGCCGTCGCGTTCGACAAAGCCAACGACGAGTGCGCAGTCGGCGTCGGCGGCGACCGTCCGGAGTCGGTCCAGTTCGGGTCCGTGGCGGCCGAGTGCGACAGTCGTGAGTCTGTTGTCGGCGACGAAGCCTGTCAGGGCGTACTCGGGGAAGAGCGCGACGTCGACCTCGTCGGCGAGCGCGTCGACCCGCTCGACGACGGCACGGAGGTTCGTCTCGACGGCGAGGTCCTCGACGCTGAGTTGGGGGACGGC includes these proteins:
- a CDS encoding OB-fold domain-containing protein; translated protein: MSDNPPMEAARYSDGSITYPGHPIGPNGDEPVGTVDLSEYTATVITWTTSTATPPGVRQPNTLAIVEFDVEGEPVRALGQVTTDEVDIGDEVTPVYCEELREPGAGIREPESQEWDGYRFEPV
- a CDS encoding winged helix-turn-helix transcriptional regulator, producing MTADEAPGSNGADADDWQRVWHTLHDTLGNKWALHVLRLLAEHDAGFNEMKRELDGVTAKTLSARLRELRCRGFVARHVEATTPPSTRYTLTDAGRRFVATLRELETQVGVVDCGECGVEECAVVAREKPEAVVGGCC
- a CDS encoding DUF7547 family protein — encoded protein: MSSRRDDDLVDLLDDLEYTLSDLREELQQRPEARRQLRPPSPGEILRFTDEYTIPTVISILEANIRALELLQKLLRLANPEGSAREATNTARRGVRGVRNVRDDAVDGLDRALSELQRALSEADLPSDPESRDIVEDARSLTDEIERRIEESRSGRSRSRSRSRSRDRSRDYAQSASRRRSQGDGGRSRSGPVEIAVDEESDDGHEVDDSPTSPASEDDSDETEVNVEAELQSIKDDLDEDADDR
- a CDS encoding NADH:flavin oxidoreductase/NADH oxidase yields the protein MTPSLFTPLSLRETTARNRVMVSPMCQYSTGDGVATDWHQVHLGSRAVGGAGVVMTEATAVEPRGRITPHDLGIWSQEHADALAPITEFIRSQGSVPAIQLAHAGRKASKTRPWDGSEPLQPDEGGWETVAPSAEPYPYDDEPPQQRAMTAEDIDDVTDSFVTAAKRAREAGFEIAEVHAAHGYLLHEFLSPVTNDRDDEYGGSFENRTRLVREITAAVRAVWPDDKPVFVRISATDWLPDRESWDIDQSVRLAPLLAEAGADLVDVSAGGIHPDQEIPNAGPGYQIPYAETIKENTDLAVGAVGGITTGEQADQLIRNERADLAIVGREHLRDPYFALHAAHELGVDVDVPAQYRRGF
- a CDS encoding DUF7504 family protein, with amino-acid sequence METPVDDLTFSRSLSALKQRGSNLLVVGSAAETVRKAAARRFLGDGVGESRRRLFVFTDAAHTDTTIGSGPVTHGTTRVVTRETPTRGAAGVQQPSAATPTELPSSTQREEIEHRTVDSEQLGTLAWAIEQELSGFERDGGPFATGELRLCFDSLTPLLSTHDTPAVLRFLRAIGNRVRADSGMAHYHLPVARDDPAVDELAPLFDAVIELRLSDGRPEHRWILRDESFESDWLPL
- the dpsA gene encoding DNA starvation/stationary phase protection protein DpsA; translation: MSTQKNVQRQAGSVEASPALRLEQEKVEQIVDALQSDLAATYVLYHQLKKHHWNVEGAEFRDIHVFLGEAAGAAEEAADELAERVQALGGVPIAGGKNLEEAAPVAPEDDDVYDIRTSLENDMEMYGDIIEQVRGHVDLTTNLGDHATAEMLRQQLIEIEENAHHIEHYLEDDTLVLDSATN
- a CDS encoding carbon-nitrogen hydrolase family protein yields the protein MPTVAVPQLSVEDLAVETNLRAVVERVDALADEVDVALFPEYALTGFVADNRLTTVALGRHGPELDRLRTVAADADCALVVGFVERDGEQLYNTTAYVPRDGDSEPTFYRKRHRWGGERDVVRAGDERVVVETPVGKTGLLTCYDLNFVAESAAFARDRVDALFVVGAWPAAHSENWRLLLRARALDGVRWVVGAGRTGRRDLPDAPSTQYAGRSAVVRPDGMVAAALNRDERDLVATLDPDVLAEQRAFIPVFDEPSTGDE